In Lactuca sativa cultivar Salinas chromosome 5, Lsat_Salinas_v11, whole genome shotgun sequence, the DNA window ATGTAATGTAAACGAGGTTTCCCCTGTTTACTTTTTAGAGTTTTAATGAGGCGCTTTTGCATAAAGTCAAATTTGTTTTCAGTGTAAAGGATAAAGTAATGACCTGGAAGCTGATCcagcaattttttttttttttttgaagtttataaATAAACAATACGAATGTGAAAATTAGTTATTAAGATAATAATAGTTTCGATAAATTAATTTAGGTGATGGTAAATGTTTAAATGTATTTTAGCAACTTTCAGTCCAACAGGAGCATTTGATTTTGACCCGTTGGGGTGGGGTTCAAAGTACATCTGTACAAAACAAAGATACAATTTTTGTCATCTTTGTATTGAATGAAGAAATTAAGAAAAACGATGATTAGACTACGAATATATATGGTTAATAAAGAAactcaaaaacatttaaaaaaataaaaaataaaaaataaaaaaaagtctattttatcttatttatcaaTATTTTGAGATATTTGCCCATTTATTGTCCGTCAACTTGAATGTGGTTGTTGAAGACCAAAGTCGTATATAATGCTCAAATATTTTATTGTGTTAAAAAATTGTCATGTTGCACACATTTAACAGTTAAATCATCCAGACTATTGTGGAGTCTAATAGCTTGAACTCAAATGCTTACTTAGCTCTGTATGTAGATCTCAATGTAATTGAAAACCTTCCTATGAAATCAATAAACCACATAAACTTGTTGTATCTTTTTATTTATCCGCATTTTTAATTGGTATTCAAACAACACTTTTCATTCATTGCACAGTTTTTGCATCATTTGCAACATCTCAGATCTTTTGtcaacataaaataaaaacacaTTGATAAACAAGTCCTAACAATATAAGTGGCAATTTCAACCGGTGTATGTCaattcaaaacagaaaaatctCTTAATAAAAACACGTGTTGAAAATCATAGTAAACCAACATTTGCTCACGAGATGAAAGCAAGGAAAAAAAAAAGTCCATCACTAAAGCGATCTTGCGACAGCCTTAAATTCAGTCAAACAAGAGTCTAATATCTTCTGACGTTTCTTAAGAGACTCTCTTTCATTCTCAAGTATATCAATCGCACCCGGTGCCACAAACATATCCATAAACTTCTCATCATTCACCCCAAATAAATCCACTCCTAACGCCACCATAAGCCGCTCAcgactacacacacacacaaaaaaaaaatcattatattttatgtattattttaattaaaaaaatggtgaaaaaaaaaagaataacatACCATGGGGTTAAAAACCCTGAATTCAAAGCTGACGTCACACTCCGCTCCACCAACACTTGACGTATCCTCGCAAAATGTTGTGCAGCCGAACAACATATCTCGTTATACGTCGTCGTGCCGCCGTTTTGCCCTAACAAGTTCCCCAACACTTTACCACCGTTACCTTGATTCATCTGAATCCTAGGATGCCGTTTCCTCCCGCCGCCGCCTTCCAAAAAGTTACCATTTTCCTTTTTCACAACGTAATTCCCATCACGTGGTTGGTCAGGTGACGGCGTCTCCGGCACAGTCATAGCAGAAGCCTCTCCTTCTCCCGCCGCTTTCACAAGCTTTCCCGGTGTTGTCTCCCGATCGTTATTTTCCGGCGGAATGTTTTCTTGATCTGACAAATCAAGCGACATTGAAGTGACAGATGTCTGGTTTCTGTAACTGGAGTTTGCACTAAACAATAAATCACTCTCATAGCACACTTGTGAATAAGAACTTGTAACAGAATCCAAATGATGCCTAACGAGCTGTTTGCATTGTTTTGCAAGATCTTTTATAAAACAATTGTAGGATCGCCTTAATGCAGCGTGGAAACCCACGTACCCATCCATGTCACCGCTTTTCTTCCCAtctaaaattataaataaaatcaaaatgaaacccaagaaatagaaataaataaatacttaCAATCACAATCAAAATGTTGACGTTGGTTTTTCTCCATGGCAAGATCAAACAGATTTTTCAACACAAAAGCAAGGCGTTCACAAGCTGTGTCGAGAAGAGGGGCAAGCCATGACCTGGCAGCAGCACGTGCAATCTCAGCAGCTGCTTCTGAAATTCCCTTTCCACCCCCTCTTCCCGCATGTGCAAGTATTATATTTGCAACTTTCTCCCTTGAAACAGGAGGGCATTCAACGGAATAAGCAGCACATCGAAACTCATGCATCACTCTTTCAAAAGCAGCACCTCCGTATAAACGAAGGGTAGCATTAGGTGGTTTTATTTCCGATACTACCCCTGGCCAGTTTCCCATTCCGCTTTCTGATTTCTCCTCCTCTGTTGTTCTTCCCCATTGTTCAGGATCAGGGTCTGCTGCTCCATCTATCAATGCCCCTACTTGGTTGCAGATTGAAGATGCAAACATCATTGATGATCTTCTGAGGTGAGCGACATCAGAAGTTGCTTGGATTTTGGAATCCATGGAGGTTAATTGAGCTGTGACTTCACTGCAACGTTGTTCGAGTAAAGCTAATGTTGCAGGTGTGGCTTCTTTGTATCTTTTTTGAAGCTCGGATTCTAAATAATCTCTGAGACAACCGAAACCAATGTGGGATTTATACTTTTCTTCATCGTATCCACCTTTGACATTTTGTTGTAAATGGCGTATAACATCTGCATCCACTTGTGAGATTTGTCTGCGAAATTCTTCATTTGAAACTGTGGTTCTTTCTTTTGGTAGGGCTACAAAAAATGGGTGTATGTTGTCTCCAAGGTACCCACTTGCACTTAAGTACCTGTCCACTTCCCATTTATCAGTAAATTCCTTAAGGCGATTATCAAATTTGGAGACAACAATTAATGTTCTTCTGAAAGTTGGATCAATgtcacgaatggcatccaaccaTAAAGATGAGCACCACTCCACACTACTTTGTTGAAGGAATACAAGGATTCTGTGAGGTGGACTAGCTAGAGATTTCACCATTGACAGAATTTCTTCTGGTGTGGTCTCAGGTTCACCCTTTTTAGCCTGCAAAATGTAGTTCGGATTACTATAAAGTATAAATATGCATGAGTACACTAGAGTCTGATGATATAAAGTACCTTGAGAACAAACCCTGGAGTATCAATGATGGTGAGATTGGGGCAATGGGCATATTCAGCTCTCATGACAATCGGTTTAGGTGAGACAGCAGTTTGAGTCTTCTTCAACAGAGCTTCTGTTCGTGATTTAATGGTATCTGCAATTGCTGATGCTAGAACAATTGGACTTCCGTATTCCTCTGAATCCTCCTCCTGTCATTACTATAAACAATCAGTATCATAATTCATACATAGACTCTAAACTGATTGTCAATTTCAATGCACATCCAAACACCCCCTATTCCCTAATACCATGGTCCGATTTTGAGAGAAATAAGAGCTGGTTCTGATCCAATAGTTTGGTCTTGCTAAACCCTAACTACGTATTCACTTCATTGTCGTCACTTTTTTAgaaactataaaccctaattaagcATTAATAAATTCAATTCCATCATATAATAAGAGTGTATGATTAGGTAAAACAGGAATTGACCTGAAACCGGCACCTAGGATCAAGAGCAGTAGGATCATGAACCATCTGGAGTATGAGAGGCCTGCGTGTACCCATTTCGACCTCGCGTACATTGAATCGGAATCCAAGTAGCGCTTCCAGAAGAGAGCTCTTGCCATCTGACTGACCTCCGAGCGCTACAATCTCGGGAATCGGGAGTTTTTCGCCAAATGCGACGGCGGCAGACTGAAGGCGGTTATAAGCGTCGAACCGGGACTTAGTGGAAGACGAAGACGATGAGAAGGTGGTTTGGTGGTTGTGTTTTCTAGCAGACGAAGAAACTTTATCGTTCATTGGTGTTTTACTAGGTGTTTTCAAGAAGTTGTCGGAGGTCGCCATTGCAGATAGAGGAGATGACCAGAGAGAGAAAGGAGGGATGAttcaatttgaaaatttgaatctGGGAAATGAAACCCGCTGACCGTTTTGATGAATTTGGGGCTCCTTCGATTTCGGATTGGAAAAAGAAtggtaaaataaaattataaaaatgctaaactacacacacacaaaaataataaactaaagtaacataaaattatttttaatattttttaaaatcattattaatttttttatagaaacCAACAATCTAATTATTTCCAATCATATTTTCCAAATAGACTACTTACTATAGGCTATAAGTATTTTGGATTCTCATAGAGATCATTGATTCTATAATTATGTTTTTTACATTGATAACTTTGGAAAACTAATTTTAGGAcactaaaaaaatatgaaatggaaattaaattgtttttggaaaataaaaatatGAGACCGTGTGTGTTTCATCCATAGTTGTTAAATCTCAATCTTCATCTTAAAATCTTATGATTTAAAGTTTTtacaaacaaaaaatattgtcgGTCATACTATGATCTATTTGAAGCAAGATCTATATTGAGATCTTTAGGatactaattatgatcttaaaATATGATCCTGACATCAAGTTGTAACCtctataaaactcataaaaatttaaaactttttcaagcattcaaaaaccattatttattacaaaatgttttcaaagtagtttcatatcagagaatcccagaaatcaaaatcataagcattcgccttcccgcgatcatccgaagtatctgaaacaaaatccaaaattgtaagcccgaggcttagtaagttcccctaaaataccgatacataacaaatagcacaCATAATAACATCAGGTAATGAGTCCACAACTTTACAAAtcggattacccctgagcccacaacatgagtctaGCTTGCCTATCGGGCCCACAATTCatgtctggaatgctcccgagcccacaacataagtctggcttgccccttAGACTCACAATTTATGTATGGCTTGCTCCCTCAGTCCTTGGACTGGAATACAAAGATTAGCCcatagtatgagtctggcatgccctgccCGGCCCTCAGCTTGTATCTGGAATGTTtatgagtcctcagtatgagtctggtatgccctccCTGACCCTAAGCTCATATTTGGCATACTTTAGGGTTTGTCGGCTAcagcacggagcagtacaacctcaacccaacccacacaacATGTCTACATGTAACAaataaatatacatacatataatcaggcagtatcacaggtagtcctacagatctaccagactagcatatcaaactagcatgcatatcgactcatactcagcatatcaataactactaggatatcaatccaatgggtcgaccttggtgtcttcgacccctAATTACAGTgatgaaaactcacctcacaagtactACTTAACTGGACTGAAAGTCTCTGACCGTTGTctcaccgaaaatctcgaactaTCAAAATAACGAATACTAAGTCAACAATTGGAATATCAACCTTGACCAAGGGTCCAAACATAGGGTAATAGTCCACTCTGTCCTTTCCTTAagttgggccaaggcccaactccaaatccttaatccaaaagcccaaatttccaaattgggcccaactctctATATGGGCCTCATCCTAAGATTCACTTCCAAAAATGGCCCAAATATACACTTTTATTCAGAAAGTCCAGCAAGGGCCCACGCCAAACGTAACATCCtggttattaaataaataaatagataaaaactGATGAACGAATAGTCGCCCTAAATTCATATTATTTAGCGGATTGTTGGTTTTGGGGAGCCAAACgttataatttggattattcGGGGGCTAAAGTGTATTTttgggatttattttgtaaatatttttagaagacgggggggggggggggggggtgtttcgTAAGTGTTGGACTTGGTATGAAAGGATTTTGAAAGTTGGGGGTTGTTGGGTAAATTTTGGGATTGGAGTTTAAAGAAATTTTTGAATtcagggttgaaaaggtaaattatGAActtagtttgaaaaaaaaaagagaagggAAGGACTGATCTTGTCATTATGGAAGGAAGTTATATAGGAGGCGGGTATATAGTCCTGGACTCCCGGTAACCCTAACCTTAGAACACTCAGCTGCACCACCCTTATGCCTTCCTCTTCTAACAGCCGCCACCTCCTTCTTAACTTCTGGTCGTCGCCACCATGGAAACCCACCTCCGTCACCGATATCTCGCCATGGTAGCAACACCACCGTTGTCGGAAATGCAGCATACATCCGGGAAGTCCAACGGAGGCCAACGGCGGAGCGCAGAGCGAAGGTGGGTCATGAACCACCGTTAGAAGCTGTTGTGACCGCCAAACCCAGCCGTTGTCGCTCCTACAACCATCAGAGTCAAAGACCGGAGCTGCTGCCGTCGTTGCTCGCTTCCGTTGAAGAAGAAACTGTCATCGGACGTTACGACAGCTAGGATAGCTATTCCCGACCCATTCTCCTTCTCCACCTTCTTCCGTTGTTGCGTCACCACCATAACTCCAGCGACTGATCCATTCCGATGACGTCCTCCGAATGATAGTCGTCGTCTGCTACATTACGCCACATGTTGGATTCCTTTTGTGAGTAAGACTATGTGTAATGTAGTGTGTGATTATGCTTCTAATATCTGTTGTGGGTGTTTGTCTAGCCGGAAACCAAGAaaaggccaccaccaccaccacctgccaccacaAAGGTGGTCGTGGGTGTGTATTATTATgttattttgagtgtgtgtgtgtgtgtgttaattatAATATTGTTTGTAATCGTGCCGGAATAATCAATAGAAAaatccataaccaccaccgtgaggtggtggctgccgcctcctgccgccacgaACCGTCGCGTTGGGTAGCGGTGTCCCTCGTTTGCGTTTTGACTCGTTTGGGGATGCTTGAGCAAAGTGgacccaatgaaaccctaatgggcccaataaatccctaattgacctaaaagcccaaccatttgattaatgggctagtatttgagttggaaaccctaattagggtttggaaaaccctaatgccttgAAACCCTATCTTTGGGATTGATCGGGACCGCACGAGAATTTATTATTA includes these proteins:
- the LOC111910181 gene encoding dynamin-related protein 5A, giving the protein MATSDNFLKTPSKTPMNDKVSSSARKHNHQTTFSSSSSSTKSRFDAYNRLQSAAVAFGEKLPIPEIVALGGQSDGKSSLLEALLGFRFNVREVEMGTRRPLILQMVHDPTALDPRCRFQEEDSEEYGSPIVLASAIADTIKSRTEALLKKTQTAVSPKPIVMRAEYAHCPNLTIIDTPGFVLKAKKGEPETTPEEILSMVKSLASPPHRILVFLQQSSVEWCSSLWLDAIRDIDPTFRRTLIVVSKFDNRLKEFTDKWEVDRYLSASGYLGDNIHPFFVALPKERTTVSNEEFRRQISQVDADVIRHLQQNVKGGYDEEKYKSHIGFGCLRDYLESELQKRYKEATPATLALLEQRCSEVTAQLTSMDSKIQATSDVAHLRRSSMMFASSICNQVGALIDGAADPDPEQWGRTTEEEKSESGMGNWPGVVSEIKPPNATLRLYGGAAFERVMHEFRCAAYSVECPPVSREKVANIILAHAGRGGGKGISEAAAEIARAAARSWLAPLLDTACERLAFVLKNLFDLAMEKNQRQHFDCDYGKKSGDMDGYVGFHAALRRSYNCFIKDLAKQCKQLVRHHLDSVTSSYSQVCYESDLLFSANSSYRNQTSVTSMSLDLSDQENIPPENNDRETTPGKLVKAAGEGEASAMTVPETPSPDQPRDGNYVVKKENGNFLEGGGGRKRHPRIQMNQGNGGKVLGNLLGQNGGTTTYNEICCSAAQHFARIRQVLVERSVTSALNSGFLTPCRERLMVALGVDLFGVNDEKFMDMFVAPGAIDILENERESLKKRQKILDSCLTEFKAVARSL